The following coding sequences are from one Microtus pennsylvanicus isolate mMicPen1 chromosome 1, mMicPen1.hap1, whole genome shotgun sequence window:
- the Yars2 gene encoding tyrosine--tRNA ligase, mitochondrial isoform X3, translating into MPCAWCNMAAPTLRSLYRTPQAGLWPRGPRVVRPGARGMLAAPRARGLFKEFFPESGTKTELPELFDRRRAGASPQTVYCGFDPTGDSLHVGHLLTLLGLFHFQRAGHNAIALVGGSTARLGDPSGRSKGREALSAERVQANARALRRGLESLAANHARLFGDGRTWGSFTVLDNSAWFQEQHLVDFLATVGGHFRMGTLLSRQSVQSRLKSPEGMSLAEFFYQVLQAYDFYHLFRRYGCRVQLGGADQLGNIVSGYEFVHKLTGEDVFGITVPLITSTTGAKLGKSAGNAVWLDREKTSPFELYQFFVRQQDDSVERYLKLFTFLPLPEIDHIMQLHIKEPEKRGAQKRLAAEVTKLVHGQEGLDSAKRCTQALYHSSIEALEVMSDQELKELFREASFSELVLDPGTSVIDTCRKANAIPDGPRGYRMITEGGVSINHRQHT; encoded by the exons ATGCCCTGCGCGTGGTGCAACATGGCGGCGCCCACGCTGAGGAGCCTGTACCGTACGCCCCAGGCCGGGCTCTGGCCGCGCGGGCCGCGTGTGGTGCGTCCGGGCGCGCGGGGGATGCTGGCGGCCCCGAGGGCCCGCGGCTTGTTCAAAGAGTTCTTCCCCGAGAGCGGCACGAAGACAGAGCTCCCCGAACTCTTCGACCGCCGCAGGGCGGGCGCGTCGCCCCAGACGGTGTACTGCGGCTTTGACCCCACGGGCGACTCTCTGCATGTGGGCCACCTGCTGACTTTGCTGGGGCTCTTCCACTTCCAGCGAGCCGGCCACAACGCCATCGCGCTCGTGGGGGGCTCCACGGCCCGCCTGGGGGACCCCAGCGGCCGGAGCAAGGGGCGGGAGGCGCTGAGCGCCGAGCGCGTGCAAGCCAACGCGCGTGCCCTGCGGCGGGGTCTCGAGAGCCTGGCCGCCAACCACGCGCGCCTCTTCGGCGACGGCCGGACCTGGGGCTCCTTCACGGTGCTCGACAACTCCGCCTGGTTCCAGGAGCAGCACCTCGTGGACTTCCTGGCCACCGTGGGCGGCCACTTCCGCATGGGCACGCTGCTGAGCCGCCAGAGCGTGCAGAGTCGCCTCAAGAGCCCCGAGGGCATGAGCCTGGCCGAGTTCTTCTACCAGGTGCTGCAGGCCTACGACTTCTACCACCTCTTCCGGCGCTACGGCTGCCGCGTGCAGCTCGGCGGGGCGGATCAGCTGGGCAACATCGTGTCGGGCTACGAGTTCGTCCACAA GTTGACCGGAGAAGATGTATTCGGAATCACTGTTCCACTGATTACAAGTACAACTGGAGCAAAGCTGGGGAAGTCGGCTGGCAATGCCGTTTGGCTAGACCGAGAGAAGACATCACCATTTGAGCTTTATCAGTTCTTTGTCAGACAGCAGGATGATTCTGTGGAGAG GTATCTGAAGCTCTtcactttccttccccttccGGAGATTGATCACATTATGCAGCTGCATATCAAAGAGCCAGAAAAGCGGGGTGCTCAGAAACGACTGGCTGCAGAAGTAACAAAGCTTGTTCATGGACAAGAAGGTCTGGACTCTGCTAAAAG GTGTACACAAGCCCTTTACCATAGCAGCATAGAGGCACTGGAGGTCATGTCTGACCAAGAATTAAAAGAATTGTTTAGAGAAGCTTCATTTTCTGAATTAGTTCTTGACCCTGGAACAAGTGTCATCGATACATGTCGCAAAGCAAATGCCATTCCAGATGGTCCCCGAGG GTATCGGATGATAACAGAAGGCGGAGTCAGCATAAATCACAGACAG CACACATGA
- the Yars2 gene encoding tyrosine--tRNA ligase, mitochondrial isoform X1, with product MPCAWCNMAAPTLRSLYRTPQAGLWPRGPRVVRPGARGMLAAPRARGLFKEFFPESGTKTELPELFDRRRAGASPQTVYCGFDPTGDSLHVGHLLTLLGLFHFQRAGHNAIALVGGSTARLGDPSGRSKGREALSAERVQANARALRRGLESLAANHARLFGDGRTWGSFTVLDNSAWFQEQHLVDFLATVGGHFRMGTLLSRQSVQSRLKSPEGMSLAEFFYQVLQAYDFYHLFRRYGCRVQLGGADQLGNIVSGYEFVHKLTGEDVFGITVPLITSTTGAKLGKSAGNAVWLDREKTSPFELYQFFVRQQDDSVERYLKLFTFLPLPEIDHIMQLHIKEPEKRGAQKRLAAEVTKLVHGQEGLDSAKRCTQALYHSSIEALEVMSDQELKELFREASFSELVLDPGTSVIDTCRKANAIPDGPRGYRMITEGGVSINHRQVTNPESVLVIGQHILKNGLSLLKIGKRNFYIIKWLQL from the exons ATGCCCTGCGCGTGGTGCAACATGGCGGCGCCCACGCTGAGGAGCCTGTACCGTACGCCCCAGGCCGGGCTCTGGCCGCGCGGGCCGCGTGTGGTGCGTCCGGGCGCGCGGGGGATGCTGGCGGCCCCGAGGGCCCGCGGCTTGTTCAAAGAGTTCTTCCCCGAGAGCGGCACGAAGACAGAGCTCCCCGAACTCTTCGACCGCCGCAGGGCGGGCGCGTCGCCCCAGACGGTGTACTGCGGCTTTGACCCCACGGGCGACTCTCTGCATGTGGGCCACCTGCTGACTTTGCTGGGGCTCTTCCACTTCCAGCGAGCCGGCCACAACGCCATCGCGCTCGTGGGGGGCTCCACGGCCCGCCTGGGGGACCCCAGCGGCCGGAGCAAGGGGCGGGAGGCGCTGAGCGCCGAGCGCGTGCAAGCCAACGCGCGTGCCCTGCGGCGGGGTCTCGAGAGCCTGGCCGCCAACCACGCGCGCCTCTTCGGCGACGGCCGGACCTGGGGCTCCTTCACGGTGCTCGACAACTCCGCCTGGTTCCAGGAGCAGCACCTCGTGGACTTCCTGGCCACCGTGGGCGGCCACTTCCGCATGGGCACGCTGCTGAGCCGCCAGAGCGTGCAGAGTCGCCTCAAGAGCCCCGAGGGCATGAGCCTGGCCGAGTTCTTCTACCAGGTGCTGCAGGCCTACGACTTCTACCACCTCTTCCGGCGCTACGGCTGCCGCGTGCAGCTCGGCGGGGCGGATCAGCTGGGCAACATCGTGTCGGGCTACGAGTTCGTCCACAA GTTGACCGGAGAAGATGTATTCGGAATCACTGTTCCACTGATTACAAGTACAACTGGAGCAAAGCTGGGGAAGTCGGCTGGCAATGCCGTTTGGCTAGACCGAGAGAAGACATCACCATTTGAGCTTTATCAGTTCTTTGTCAGACAGCAGGATGATTCTGTGGAGAG GTATCTGAAGCTCTtcactttccttccccttccGGAGATTGATCACATTATGCAGCTGCATATCAAAGAGCCAGAAAAGCGGGGTGCTCAGAAACGACTGGCTGCAGAAGTAACAAAGCTTGTTCATGGACAAGAAGGTCTGGACTCTGCTAAAAG GTGTACACAAGCCCTTTACCATAGCAGCATAGAGGCACTGGAGGTCATGTCTGACCAAGAATTAAAAGAATTGTTTAGAGAAGCTTCATTTTCTGAATTAGTTCTTGACCCTGGAACAAGTGTCATCGATACATGTCGCAAAGCAAATGCCATTCCAGATGGTCCCCGAGG GTATCGGATGATAACAGAAGGCGGAGTCAGCATAAATCACAGACAGGTAACAAATCCTGAGAGTGTTTTAGTAATTGGACAACATATTCTCAAGAATGGACTTTCCTTACTTAAAATAGGAAAAAGGAATTTCTACATTATAAAATGGCTTCAGTTgtga
- the Yars2 gene encoding tyrosine--tRNA ligase, mitochondrial isoform X2, producing MPCAWCNMAAPTLRSLYRTPQAGLWPRGPRVVRPGARGMLAAPRARGLFKEFFPESGTKTELPELFDRRRAGASPQTVYCGFDPTGDSLHVGHLLTLLGLFHFQRAGHNAIALVGGSTARLGDPSGRSKGREALSAERVQANARALRRGLESLAANHARLFGDGRTWGSFTVLDNSAWFQEQHLVDFLATVGGHFRMGTLLSRQSVQSRLKSPEGMSLAEFFYQVLQAYDFYHLFRRYGCRVQLGGADQLGNIVSGYEFVHKLTGEDVFGITVPLITSTTGAKLGKSAGNAVWLDREKTSPFELYQFFVRQQDDSVERYLKLFTFLPLPEIDHIMQLHIKEPEKRGAQKRLAAEVTKLVHGQEGLDSAKRCTQALYHSSIEALEVMSDQELKELFREASFSELVLDPGTSVIDTCRKANAIPDGPRGYRMITEGGVSINHRQVPVYCNYCNAE from the exons ATGCCCTGCGCGTGGTGCAACATGGCGGCGCCCACGCTGAGGAGCCTGTACCGTACGCCCCAGGCCGGGCTCTGGCCGCGCGGGCCGCGTGTGGTGCGTCCGGGCGCGCGGGGGATGCTGGCGGCCCCGAGGGCCCGCGGCTTGTTCAAAGAGTTCTTCCCCGAGAGCGGCACGAAGACAGAGCTCCCCGAACTCTTCGACCGCCGCAGGGCGGGCGCGTCGCCCCAGACGGTGTACTGCGGCTTTGACCCCACGGGCGACTCTCTGCATGTGGGCCACCTGCTGACTTTGCTGGGGCTCTTCCACTTCCAGCGAGCCGGCCACAACGCCATCGCGCTCGTGGGGGGCTCCACGGCCCGCCTGGGGGACCCCAGCGGCCGGAGCAAGGGGCGGGAGGCGCTGAGCGCCGAGCGCGTGCAAGCCAACGCGCGTGCCCTGCGGCGGGGTCTCGAGAGCCTGGCCGCCAACCACGCGCGCCTCTTCGGCGACGGCCGGACCTGGGGCTCCTTCACGGTGCTCGACAACTCCGCCTGGTTCCAGGAGCAGCACCTCGTGGACTTCCTGGCCACCGTGGGCGGCCACTTCCGCATGGGCACGCTGCTGAGCCGCCAGAGCGTGCAGAGTCGCCTCAAGAGCCCCGAGGGCATGAGCCTGGCCGAGTTCTTCTACCAGGTGCTGCAGGCCTACGACTTCTACCACCTCTTCCGGCGCTACGGCTGCCGCGTGCAGCTCGGCGGGGCGGATCAGCTGGGCAACATCGTGTCGGGCTACGAGTTCGTCCACAA GTTGACCGGAGAAGATGTATTCGGAATCACTGTTCCACTGATTACAAGTACAACTGGAGCAAAGCTGGGGAAGTCGGCTGGCAATGCCGTTTGGCTAGACCGAGAGAAGACATCACCATTTGAGCTTTATCAGTTCTTTGTCAGACAGCAGGATGATTCTGTGGAGAG GTATCTGAAGCTCTtcactttccttccccttccGGAGATTGATCACATTATGCAGCTGCATATCAAAGAGCCAGAAAAGCGGGGTGCTCAGAAACGACTGGCTGCAGAAGTAACAAAGCTTGTTCATGGACAAGAAGGTCTGGACTCTGCTAAAAG GTGTACACAAGCCCTTTACCATAGCAGCATAGAGGCACTGGAGGTCATGTCTGACCAAGAATTAAAAGAATTGTTTAGAGAAGCTTCATTTTCTGAATTAGTTCTTGACCCTGGAACAAGTGTCATCGATACATGTCGCAAAGCAAATGCCATTCCAGATGGTCCCCGAGG GTATCGGATGATAACAGAAGGCGGAGTCAGCATAAATCACAGACAG GTACCTGTGTACTGTAATTACTGCAATGCTGAATGA